Below is a window of Myxococcaceae bacterium JPH2 DNA.
GCGCGTCCACGGCCTGCCGCGCGGCCTCCGGGTCATTGGGCGTGTTGGCGCGCACGGCCCGCTGGAAGCGCTTCATGGACGACACGACGCCCAGGTAGAGCCCCTCCAACCCCAGCGCCACCAGCGCGGGGAGCGGCTCGTGCGTGAGCGCCGCGGACATCGCCGCCGTGCCCAGTCCCACGAGGTTGGCGGGCATCAGGAAGGCCGCCTTGATGTAGTTGGGGTTGCTCGCCACGTTCCACTCCCCTTGCCTGCCCGCGCCCGGCCTCAGGGGCCGCGCGCCTCCGACACGTACTTCAGCGCGCCCAGGTCCCGCGTGTCCTCCGCGGGAGGCGCCACCGGCCCGCGCTTGAGCTTCTGGAAGAGCGACGCGGCGCTCTGGAACAGCTCGTCATAGGTAACGGGCGCCTCGCCGGAAAGGCCGAAGAAGGCCCGATTGTCCGCCAACGTCGCGGGCGGGGCGCTCCGGATGGCCTCGATGGGGTCTCCCAGATAGGGCGCCACCTCGCCCAGCATGCGCGCGCCCGCCGTGGGGTCCTTCAGGACGCCCTGGCCCGCGTCCAGCAGGCCCCGCAGCACCCGTCGCACGGCATCCGGGTAACGGGCCGCGAAGTCCCCGCGAGTCACCAGGACGGTGGCCACCAGATGCGGTGCGTCCGCGGTCGTCGCCAGCACCGCGCCGCCTCGGTCCCGAGCCGCCAGCTCCACATCGCCCCACAGCCCCACCACCGCATCCGCGCGGCCCTCGCGCAGCGCGCGCCCTGCATCCAGCGTGGAGGGCAGGTCCACCCAGCGAACGTCCGCGGTGCGCAGGCCGGCGCGGGACAGCACCCACAGCGCGAAGTAGTGCGAGGAGCTGAACGGGTAGACGCCCACGCGCTTGCCCCGGAGACTGGCCAGGTCCGGCACGCCCACCGCCGCCATCGCCTCCTGGCCTCGGCTGCGTCCCACCAGCAGCACCGTGCGCGGCGCGGCGTCACGGAGCAGCGGCGCCCACGACGCCAGCCGGTCCACGGACAGGGTGGCCATGTCCACGCCACCGTTCTCCGCGCCAATGGCGAAGGCCTGCCGCAGCTCCTCCTCACGCGCGAACAGGACGGCGCGCGAGTCCAGCGCATAGGCCGTCTTCAAGAGGCCCTGCGCGGCACCGGCCGGAGGCGCGGGGGAGTCCAGCGTGGTAGCGCCTCCGGTGGCGACGAGCAGCGCCGCCGCCGAGCCGCGTGGCGTGAAGCCCACCAGCACCGGGCGCAGCGGCACCGAGGCCACGTCCGCCACCGGAGCGGCCACGCCCGCCGGGAAGTCTCCGGGGGACAGCCGCACCGTCTCGCGGACCGAGGGGAAGAACCGCGCCTGGAGCCGGTCGAGGTACCCCGCGCGCGAGGCGAACGAGTACGCGCCGCCCAGCACGCAGAGCGAGAGGAACAAGAAGAGGCCTGGTCCGCGGTGCAGCTTCATCCGAGTCGGTGCAGGCCTCTTTCCAGGGAAGAACGAGAACTACTTGATCTCCACCTTCTTGCCGATGGTCTTCTCCGTGCCGGAGCCGACGTCGGACACCGGAGCGGGGCTGTCCATCAAGCCCATCTCCATCTTCATCTGCTTCACGAGCTCGTTGGCCTGAATCTTCTCGGCCTCCTCCTCGATGGCAGCGGCCTGGTGGTCCACCGACTCGAGCGCCATCTGCATGCGCGCCTCGTTGATGGCGGACTTCTCCTGGACCTTGCGCAGCATCTCGTCGTGCGTCGAGTCGATGCCCGCGACGGTGAAGGACTCCATGGTGTCGGCGACCTTGGCCTGCCACTTGGCGCGGCGCGCCTCGCGGATGGCGGTCATCGCCTCCTGGGTCTTCTTCTCCTTCTCGCGCATGAACGCCTTCTTGACGTTCAGCGACTTCTCGTACGCCTGGCGGGCCGTCTGCAGCTGGGCGTCGTTGCGCGCCAGCGCGTCCTTCTCGATCTGCAGCCGCGAGGCGTACTGCGCCGCGAGGTCGTCGCGCCCCGCCTGGATGGCCGCCTTCACCTTGGCCGTCAGCTCGCGGACGTCCTGCTGGTACTTGGCGTTCTCCTTCTCCAGCAGCGTCACGTTCGCCCGAACCATGGCGATGGACTCGTTCATCTTCGGAACCTGGTCGTTCAGGTCCCGCACGTTCTGCTCGAGGATAAGCTCAGGATCCTCGATGGAGGAGACGAAGAAGCCCGCGAAGCTCCGCATCGCTCTTTTGAATCGTTCCCACATGTCGCCGGCTACCTCCACCTGTGCGAATTCAGGGGCACATTACACGATCCCCATGGACCGCAAGCACCGCCCGAATCGCCTCCTGTCCGTTGCTGTTGCTACGCGCACCTCGACCCGATGATTGCCGGCGCCCTGCAACTCACCGCCAGGACGCCGGTGCGCAAGGCCAGCAACCCGCCCGGCGGCCTCTCCCTTCCTGACCGGGAACTTGAAGTGGGCGGGAGAAGCGGGGAAAACCGGCACCCTCCGCGATGACGCCCGCTCCCCTCACTCCCTTCGACGACGACCTGGCCCGGGCGGTCAGCAGCCAGCGGCAGCGGGTGCTGGCGGTGGGCGCGGCGGTGCGCGTGGTGGCCGCGGCCCTGTTCCTGGGTGTGTGCACGGTGCTGTGGTCGGGCGGTGGGACGGACTGGGCGCCCTATCCGCCGCTGCTGCTGGGCTACCTGGGCGTGGCCGTGACGATGTTCCTGCTGCGCCGGCACTCCGTGGCGCGGTGGCTGGGGTTGACCCAGCCGACGGTGGACGTGGCGCTCGTCTTCGCGCTGCAGTCGCTGGCGCTGCCCATCTCGCCCTTCCCCGCGGGAGTGGCTGGATTCAGCCTGGGCCTGTTCGGGCTCGTGGTGGCCTTGAGCGGGCTGTCCCTCATGCCCGCCGTCGTCTACGGCACGGCCGGGCTGGCGTCCGTCGCCCAGGGCGCGCTCATGCGAGAGGCAGGCGTGGGCTGGGGCGCGGTGGCGCTCGCGACCGTGACGCTGGTGCTGACCGCGGCCGTCAGCCACTACGGCACGGGGCGGCTGCGCACGTTGGCCATGGCCCTCACCCGCGCGGAGGTGGATCGGCACCTGGAGGCGCGCCGTCACCGCGAGGTGGAGGAGGCCCGCAGCACCATCGAGCACATGCTCGGCGAGGCCCAGGCCAGCAACGAGAAGCTGGTGACCCTCCAGGCGCACCAGGAGCAGCTCATGCAGTTCCTCGTGCACGACCTGCGCTCGCCCTTGTCCGCCGTCACCCTGTCCCTGTCGTGGATGGAGCAGGAGCTGCCGCCCGGAGGGCCGCTGGTGGACTCCGTGCGCACTGGCCTGGCCGTCACCGCGCGGTTGGACCGGATGATCTCCGACCTCCTCGACGTGCCGCGCCTGGAAGCGGGGCGCCTGGAGCCGCGCAAGGCGCCCTTCCCCGCCGAGCCCCTGCTCGACGAGGTGCGCCGCTCGCTCGAAGGGGCCGCGCGGTTGAGGAAGCTGGAGCTGGAGGTGCGCGCGCCCGCGGGGCTGGAGCTTGTGGGCGACGCGGGGCTCCTCGTGCGCGTGGTGGAGAACCTGGCCACCAATGCGCTGCGCTATGCGCCGTCCGGAGGCCGCGTGCGGATGGAGGCCGGCGTGGAGGCGGACTGCCTGTGGCTCGCCGTGCGCAACGACGGCCCGCCCATCCCCAACGAGGTGCGCGAGCACATCTTCGACAAGTATGTGCAGGGCACTCGCGAGTTGGAGGGCCGCAGGGGCTACGGCCTGGGGCTCTACTTCTCGCGGCTGGCCGCCGAGGCCCACGGGGGGCGGCTGGCGGTGGAGGACACGACCGGGTGGGCCACGTCCTTCGTCCTCCGCCTGCCCCGCGAGGCCGAGGGCGTCAGCGCTTCCGCAGTCGCGCGGTGAGCAGGGCCGACTGCGTCCGCGCGTTGGCAATCACCGCGGGCGCATCCAGCGTGGTGAGCACGCCGTCCTTGAGCACCAGCTTCCCGTCGATGACGACGTGCGCGACGTCGCTGGCGCGCGAGGCGTAGACGATGGAGGACAGGACGCTCTCGGGCTCGGGCGCCGTGTGCAGGCCGCTCAGGTCCACGACGGTGATGTCCGCGCGCTTGCCCGGCTCGAGCGAGCCCACCTCATCCTCCAGGCCCAGCGCTCGCGCACCGTGCAGCGTGGCCATCTCCATCACGCGCATGGCCGTCATGGCACGCGGACCCACGCGCGGGTTGTGCAGCACCGACGCGAGCCGCATCTCGTGGAAGATGTCGAGCGTGTTGTCGCACGCCGCGCCATCCGAGCCGAGCGACACGGGGATGCCGTCCTCCAGCAGCTCCGGCACGCGCGCGATGCCCGACGCCAGCTTGAGGTTGGAGCCCGGGCAGTGGCACACCACCGTGCGAGTCTCGCGCAGCACCGCCTGCTCCTCGGCGGACAGCCACACGCAGTGGGCCAGCGTGGACTGCGGCCCGGTGATGCCGAGCGACTGGAAGTAGGCCACGTTCTCCTGGCCCGTCACCTGCCGCACCGCCTCGACCTCCTTGGCGTTCTCGCTGGCGTGCGTGTGGATGCGCACCTTGCGCTCGCGCGAGAGCCGAGCCACTTCCCGCAGCAGCTCCGGCGAGCACGACAGCACGAAGCGCGGCGCGAACGCGTAGCGAAGCCGGTCGCCCTCCGCCCCGTGCCAGCGCTCCAGCAGCGCCAGGCTGTGCGCCAGGGACTCGGCGGTGGACTCGCGAAGGCCCGCGGGGACCTCTTCGCCCGCGTCCATCATCGCCTTGCCGCCCACCAACCGGAAGCCGCTGTCCCGGGCGGACTCGAAGACGGCGTCGTAGTGATGCACGCTGCCCATGTCGAGCGCCGCGGTGGCGCCCGAGCGGATGAGCTCCGCGAACGTCAGGTCCGCGCTGGCGCGCATCGAGTCCGCGTCGTGCGCGGCCTCCGACGGCCAGATGCACTGCTTCAACCAGTCCAGCAGCTCGAGCCCGTCCGCGCGGCCCCGGAACAGCGTCTGGCAGGCGTGCAGGTGGCCGTGGATGAGGCCCGGCAGCACCGCCTTGCCCGTCACGTCGAGCACGCGCCGCGCGCCCTTGGGCTTCAGGTTCTTGCCAATCTTCGCGATGCGACCGTCCTGCACGAGCACGTCGGCGTGAGCGAGCACCGCACGCTCACGGTTCATCGTCACCACGGTGCCGCCGGTGAGAAGCAGATCCACTGGGTATGTCCTAGAGATGAATGAGCTACAGAAAGTCGCGGGTGAAGGCGTGCGGTAGCAGCTCCGCGAGCGTGTACCGGGCCTCGTCACCCTTCAGGTTGCGGCTGCGCACGGGCAGGCCGGGCTTGGCGAACTCGGCCATCACCTGGCGGCACATGCCGCAGGGAGGACAGGGCTCGGGCGTGTCCACCACGATGGCCACGGCCACCGGTGAGGCACGCCCCTGAGCCACGCCCGCGGCGAAGGCGCCCCGCTCGGCGCACACGGTGAGGCCGTAGGTGGCGTTCTCCACGTTGCATCCCGCGACCACCGAGCCGTCCGCGTACAGCACCGCGGCGCCCACCGGGAAGCGCGAGTACGGCACATGCGCGCGCTGACGCACGCGCGTGGCCTCCTCGAACAAGCGCTCCCAGGGAATGTCCTCCGCCATTCCGCCCTCCTTCGAGTCCCTACCGCGAGCCGCCCGCCAGTCGCACGTCGTCCAAGTGGCGCGCGATGGCCAGCTCCACGTCCATGGGCAGGTCCACGAAGCGCACGCGCGAGACCGGCCCATGAGGCCCTTGTCGCGCGTCGAGCACCTCGCCCCGCACCTCGAGTTCGTTCGGCGCACCGGGGAGGCTGAAGCGGATCTCCACCACGCCCTCCGTCGCGATCCCCTCGCCCGTCCAGCCCACTCCGCCCAGGGACAGGTCACCGTCCCGCTCCATGAAGGCCTCCGCGCTGTTGGCGCGACGCACCTTCAGACGGATGGGAACCCGGGGCGAGTCGCGCCGGTCCTCCGCCTTGCTGCCCTGTGTCTCGTTCTGCTCGGCCATCGCCGTTGCCTCCGTACCGCTCATGCCCGCGCCGTCACCGGAATGAGGTGCGTCAGGAATCGGGCCCCCTCGGCCACATCCCGACCTGCCTTCCCAGCCACCTCCTCACGAGTGGGCGGATGTTCTCCAATACCGTCATGCGGATGGGTGCTGTAGCGGACACCCGGCCGGGTCCGCCCATCCGTTGAATCGAAGGCACCTCTCAGCACAGGACCGCCGCCCGCCTTTCCTGTCTCCCAGCGCCCCGGCCCGCCTCCCCAGGCCGCGTGCAGCAGCGACCGGGAAGGCACGACACGGGTGTCCTGGAGACCGGAGCGCGCGACGCCCCGCCCACCCGGCGCGAAAGCGCGGTGGCGGTGGACGCGGTCACCTGTTCGAAATGCCCCATTGCTTGCCCATCATATCCGGCAGCTCTCGCCACCCGGCCCCGAAATTTCGACCCGAAAGGGCTTCCCACCCCGCCCCTGGGTCGCTGGCAGGCGCGTTGCATCGACACTCGCCCACCATGGCCCCCACCCCGCTCGCGCCCCGGCTCGTCGACAAGTCCCTCGCCGCCCTCGGGTGGTACCGGAGCAAGCGGGTGGTGCACCAAGCCCGGCGGCTGGCCGCGTGGGTGGCGAGCCCTGAAAGGTGGCCGGAGCCCCAACTCGCCGCGCTCGGGGGCACTGAGCTGTGTCTGGGCACCCTGTCCGTGGCGGTGGGTCGGGCGGACCCGGACGCGGACCCGGTGCTGGAGGCGGGAAAGCTGCACAACGTGAGGCTGGCGGCCCCGGCCTTTGACGGTCTGCTCGTGACACCCGAGCGCCCCCTGTCCTTCTGGCGCACCGTGGGCCGCCTTTCCCCGAGCGCCGGCTATCGGCACGGCCTGGCGCTGAGTGGCGGCTGCCTGACGCCCTCGGTGGGCGGCGGAATCTGCCTGCTGGCCAATGCCCTGTTCGCCCTGGCCGCGCGTCAGGGCTGGCACATCCTGGAGCGCCACGGGCACACGCTGGAGGCCGTCCCGCCCGAGCCTGACACCCTCTGGGGCATGGACGCGACCGTGGCCTGGCCGGACGTGGATCTGGTGGTCGCCCCTCGGGAGGGGCCGGTGCGGCTGGGAGCCCGCGTGGCGGGGGACATGCTGCGGCTCTCCGTCCACGCCGCCCGGCCCGCCCGGACTCGCGCGGAGCTGCGCGCGGAGGACGACCGCGTCGAGGAGACTTCCGAGGGGCGCTTCCGCGTGAACCGGGTCGTCCGGCGCGTGGTGGACCTGCGCGACGGCTCGGAGTTGGACGAGCGAACCATCGCCACGAACCGCCGACGCCTGATGCACGCCCATGAGCGGCGGCGCACCTGCCTGTCGTGCGGTGAGACCGCGTGCCATGCCCGCGTGGAGGTCCCTCGCGCAGAGCGGGAAACGACCTGGGGAAGCCACGCCGCAGGAGGAGGCCGATGAAGTGGGTCATCGTGCCGGAGCCGAGCGAGTGGGTGGCGCACCTCCCGGAGCTTCTCGGCAGAGGGACAGGCGCGCGCGTGTTGGCACCGTGG
It encodes the following:
- a CDS encoding ABC transporter substrate-binding protein; amino-acid sequence: MKLHRGPGLFLFLSLCVLGGAYSFASRAGYLDRLQARFFPSVRETVRLSPGDFPAGVAAPVADVASVPLRPVLVGFTPRGSAAALLVATGGATTLDSPAPPAGAAQGLLKTAYALDSRAVLFAREEELRQAFAIGAENGGVDMATLSVDRLASWAPLLRDAAPRTVLLVGRSRGQEAMAAVGVPDLASLRGKRVGVYPFSSSHYFALWVLSRAGLRTADVRWVDLPSTLDAGRALREGRADAVVGLWGDVELAARDRGGAVLATTADAPHLVATVLVTRGDFAARYPDAVRRVLRGLLDAGQGVLKDPTAGARMLGEVAPYLGDPIEAIRSAPPATLADNRAFFGLSGEAPVTYDELFQSAASLFQKLKRGPVAPPAEDTRDLGALKYVSEARGP
- a CDS encoding PspA/IM30 family protein, with the protein product MWERFKRAMRSFAGFFVSSIEDPELILEQNVRDLNDQVPKMNESIAMVRANVTLLEKENAKYQQDVRELTAKVKAAIQAGRDDLAAQYASRLQIEKDALARNDAQLQTARQAYEKSLNVKKAFMREKEKKTQEAMTAIREARRAKWQAKVADTMESFTVAGIDSTHDEMLRKVQEKSAINEARMQMALESVDHQAAAIEEEAEKIQANELVKQMKMEMGLMDSPAPVSDVGSGTEKTIGKKVEIK
- a CDS encoding HAMP domain-containing histidine kinase gives rise to the protein MTPAPLTPFDDDLARAVSSQRQRVLAVGAAVRVVAAALFLGVCTVLWSGGGTDWAPYPPLLLGYLGVAVTMFLLRRHSVARWLGLTQPTVDVALVFALQSLALPISPFPAGVAGFSLGLFGLVVALSGLSLMPAVVYGTAGLASVAQGALMREAGVGWGAVALATVTLVLTAAVSHYGTGRLRTLAMALTRAEVDRHLEARRHREVEEARSTIEHMLGEAQASNEKLVTLQAHQEQLMQFLVHDLRSPLSAVTLSLSWMEQELPPGGPLVDSVRTGLAVTARLDRMISDLLDVPRLEAGRLEPRKAPFPAEPLLDEVRRSLEGAARLRKLELEVRAPAGLELVGDAGLLVRVVENLATNALRYAPSGGRVRMEAGVEADCLWLAVRNDGPPIPNEVREHIFDKYVQGTRELEGRRGYGLGLYFSRLAAEAHGGRLAVEDTTGWATSFVLRLPREAEGVSASAVAR
- a CDS encoding 5'-deoxyadenosine deaminase, which translates into the protein MDLLLTGGTVVTMNRERAVLAHADVLVQDGRIAKIGKNLKPKGARRVLDVTGKAVLPGLIHGHLHACQTLFRGRADGLELLDWLKQCIWPSEAAHDADSMRASADLTFAELIRSGATAALDMGSVHHYDAVFESARDSGFRLVGGKAMMDAGEEVPAGLRESTAESLAHSLALLERWHGAEGDRLRYAFAPRFVLSCSPELLREVARLSRERKVRIHTHASENAKEVEAVRQVTGQENVAYFQSLGITGPQSTLAHCVWLSAEEQAVLRETRTVVCHCPGSNLKLASGIARVPELLEDGIPVSLGSDGAACDNTLDIFHEMRLASVLHNPRVGPRAMTAMRVMEMATLHGARALGLEDEVGSLEPGKRADITVVDLSGLHTAPEPESVLSSIVYASRASDVAHVVIDGKLVLKDGVLTTLDAPAVIANARTQSALLTARLRKR
- a CDS encoding cytidine deaminase, translated to MAEDIPWERLFEEATRVRQRAHVPYSRFPVGAAVLYADGSVVAGCNVENATYGLTVCAERGAFAAGVAQGRASPVAVAIVVDTPEPCPPCGMCRQVMAEFAKPGLPVRSRNLKGDEARYTLAELLPHAFTRDFL
- a CDS encoding PilZ domain-containing protein → MAEQNETQGSKAEDRRDSPRVPIRLKVRRANSAEAFMERDGDLSLGGVGWTGEGIATEGVVEIRFSLPGAPNELEVRGEVLDARQGPHGPVSRVRFVDLPMDVELAIARHLDDVRLAGGSR
- a CDS encoding VanW family protein; its protein translation is MAPTPLAPRLVDKSLAALGWYRSKRVVHQARRLAAWVASPERWPEPQLAALGGTELCLGTLSVAVGRADPDADPVLEAGKLHNVRLAAPAFDGLLVTPERPLSFWRTVGRLSPSAGYRHGLALSGGCLTPSVGGGICLLANALFALAARQGWHILERHGHTLEAVPPEPDTLWGMDATVAWPDVDLVVAPREGPVRLGARVAGDMLRLSVHAARPARTRAELRAEDDRVEETSEGRFRVNRVVRRVVDLRDGSELDERTIATNRRRLMHAHERRRTCLSCGETACHARVEVPRAERETTWGSHAAGGGR